The Girardinichthys multiradiatus isolate DD_20200921_A chromosome 6, DD_fGirMul_XY1, whole genome shotgun sequence genome window below encodes:
- the LOC124870152 gene encoding uncharacterized protein LOC124870152: MLLVWLKEKRRRDSHVDVNIRETHHGAEIWSCFIIWTGSPQLTHSTADWVLEQSFSLCGGFWYHIFGSGTRLYVSGKSVKKPEVTVCSVKTEPTMEGKTALMCLASDMFPPLVQISWKRQEKNNKQEQLPPAEEKQVEFSGSERSAMVRLVNDDTLYNYEYICEVIHEGGKVRNQTLTQEFPDPTIASPPGAVPPRSGPPAGSVPPQLPVKLSVSFQSQCRVKLLCLLYTVLIVKSLVYCCGLSLLMMLRTKGPSTI, encoded by the exons ATGCTGCTAGTGTGGCtaaaagagaagagaagaagagacAGTCATGTTGATGTGAACATTAGAGAAACACATCATGGAGCTGAAATATGGTCCTGCTTCATCATTTGGACCGGTTCACCTCAGCTGACCCATTCAACAGCAGACTGGGTTTTGGAGCAGTCTTTCTCACTGTGTGGAGGGTTCTGGTACCACATCTTTGGTTCTGGAACCAGACTGTATGTTTCAG GTAAATCGGTGAAGAAACCCGAGGTGACTGTGTGCTCGGTGAAAACAGAACCCACCATGGAGGGAAAGACCGCTCTGATGTGTCTGGCCTCAGACATGTTTCCTCCTCTGGTCCAGATCTCCTGGAAAAGGCAGGAGAAGAACAACAAGCAGGAGCAGCTGCCCCCTGCTGAGGAGAAACAGGTGGAGTTCAGCGGGTCAGAACGTTCTGCCATGGTCAGGCTGGTTAATGATGATACTCTCTACAATTATGAATACATCTGTGAAGTTATACATGAGGGCGGCAAAGTGAGGAACCAAACCCTGACCCAAG AATTTCCAGATCCAACAATCGCATCTCCACCAGGAGCAGTACCTCCACGTTCTGGTCCACCAGCAGGTTCTGTCCCTCCTCAGCTGCCAGTGAAGCTGTCAGTGTCCTTCCAGTCTCAGTGCAGGGTGAAGCTGCTCTGCCTGCTCTACACGGTACTGATAGTGAAGAGTCTGGTGTACTGCTGTGGACTCTCTCTGCTGATGATGCTCAGAACCAAGGGACCGTCCACCATCTGA
- the LOC124869736 gene encoding uncharacterized protein LOC124869736 isoform X1 has translation MFSSFSEVTGGGERNQKCSPVRVAFLQNNNLWWSCHELVFDVKVDPVSADEKVVKPVVSVYPAASRAHLEGKSSLLCLASDMFPPLVQISWKRQKKDGDLEDLPPVEGEQLELRESGRTASILLVDRQENGSSKYSCSVQHEGGRVEAQTLQELPAPAASCPPERPDLAALQQADLSFQSQCRVKLLCLLYTVLIVKSLVYCCGLSLLMMLRTKGPSTI, from the exons atgttttcttcattcaGTGAAGTAACTGGAGGTGGGGAGAGGAACCAGAAATGTTCTCCAGTAAGAGTAGCGTTCCTTCAGAATAATAACCTCTGGTGGAGCTGCCATGAGTTAGTGTTTGATGTGAAGGTGgatccagtgtctgcag ATGAGAAGGTAGTGAAGCCCGTGGTGAGCGTGTACCCAGCAGCATCCAGAGCCCACCTGGAGGGGAAGAGCTCCCTGCTGTGTCTGGCCTCAGACATGTTTCCTCCTCTGGTCCAGATCTCCTGGAAAAGACAGAAGAAGGACGGTGATCTGGAGGATCTGCCCCCTGTTGAGGGAGAGCAGCTGGAGCTCAGAGAGTCGGGTCGCACCGCCTCCATCTTACTGGTGGATCGGCAGGAGAACGGCTCAtctaaatacagctgctctgtccAGCATGAGGGAGGCAGAGTGGAGGCCCAAACACTACAAG AGCTTCCAGCTCCAGCAGCCTCCTGTCCTCCAGAGAGACCAGACCTGGCAGCTCTGCAGCAAGCTGACT tgtcCTTCCAGTCTCAGTGCAGGGTGAAGCTGCTCTGCCTGCTCTACACGGTGCTGATAGTGAAGAGTCTGGTGTACTGCTGTGGACTCTCTCTGCTGATGATGCTCAGAACCAAGGGACCGTCCACCATCTGA
- the LOC124869736 gene encoding uncharacterized protein LOC124869736 isoform X2 gives MSSLVIRVHVVSRIRLNAVQCWKLLLTVSMCVCAACCCCPTSDEKVVKPVVSVYPAASRAHLEGKSSLLCLASDMFPPLVQISWKRQKKDGDLEDLPPVEGEQLELRESGRTASILLVDRQENGSSKYSCSVQHEGGRVEAQTLQELPAPAASCPPERPDLAALQQADLSFQSQCRVKLLCLLYTVLIVKSLVYCCGLSLLMMLRTKGPSTI, from the exons ATGAGTAGTTTAGTGATCAGAGTCCATGTAGTTTCCAGGATCAGACTGAATGCAGTGCAGTGCTGGAAGCTGCTGCTGACTGTGTCAATGTGTGTCTGTGCTGCTTGTTGCTGCTGTCCAACTTCAGATGAGAAGGTAGTGAAGCCCGTGGTGAGCGTGTACCCAGCAGCATCCAGAGCCCACCTGGAGGGGAAGAGCTCCCTGCTGTGTCTGGCCTCAGACATGTTTCCTCCTCTGGTCCAGATCTCCTGGAAAAGACAGAAGAAGGACGGTGATCTGGAGGATCTGCCCCCTGTTGAGGGAGAGCAGCTGGAGCTCAGAGAGTCGGGTCGCACCGCCTCCATCTTACTGGTGGATCGGCAGGAGAACGGCTCAtctaaatacagctgctctgtccAGCATGAGGGAGGCAGAGTGGAGGCCCAAACACTACAAG AGCTTCCAGCTCCAGCAGCCTCCTGTCCTCCAGAGAGACCAGACCTGGCAGCTCTGCAGCAAGCTGACT tgtcCTTCCAGTCTCAGTGCAGGGTGAAGCTGCTCTGCCTGCTCTACACGGTGCTGATAGTGAAGAGTCTGGTGTACTGCTGTGGACTCTCTCTGCTGATGATGCTCAGAACCAAGGGACCGTCCACCATCTGA